ATCAAACCACACATACAGCACTTTGCCTTCGGCACCGGCCAGGGGTACGGGCACACCCCAATCTAGGTCGCGCGTGACGGCGCGTGGGTGCAGGCCCTGGTCAATCCAGGATTTGCACTGGCCGTACACGTTGGTTTTCCAGTCGTTTTTATGGCCTTCAATTATCCATTCGCGCAGCCAGGGCTCGTACTGGTCGAGGGGCAAAAACCAATGCTTGGTATCGCGCAATATTGGTTGCGCACCGCTGAGCATGCTGCGCGGATTAATTAATTCCGTTGGGCTGAGCGAGGTGCCGCAGCGCTCGCACTGGTCGCCGTAGGCATTCTCATTGCCACAATTCGGGCAGGTACCCACGATGTAGCGGTCGGCCAGAAATTGCTGGGCCTGCTCGTCGAAATACTGCTGCGTGGTTTGCTCAATAAATTGACCAGCGGTGTTGAGCTTGGTGAAAAAGCTGCTGGAAACTTCGGCGTGCGTGGGCGACGACGTGCGCGAATACACATCGAACGACACATTAAAGTCGCGAAATGAATCGCGAATTAATGCGTGGTATTTATCCACCACTTGCTGGGGCGTAACGCCCTCTTTTTGGGCGCGAATGGTAATTGGAACGCCGTGTTCATCCGAGCCGCAAATAAATTTCACGTCACGCCCCGCCGAACGCAGATAACGAACATAGATATCGGCGGGTAAATAAACCCCTGCTAAATGGCCAATATGCACCGGGCCATTGGCATAGGGCAAGGCGGCAGTAACCGTGTAACGTTTAGGAAGATGCGACATATTTAACAAAAAGGAAACCTGTAAATAAGCTCGGTTTTATGGATGAAAATCAGCGAATATTACGGGGTGGAGCAAAGGAACGACAGAAAAAACACAGAATTAAATCAACAAAAAAAGTAAGCGAACCGTTTGATACTTAATTCATTTTATATTTGAGCGCGACTAATTAATGTCGCCGCGCAAAAGGCAGTATTGCTCTTCCTTTTTCCACCTCCATCAACCATTCTTTCAAATGAAAAAACCTGCTTCTCCGAAACAGACGGAAAAACGTGCGAAACGCACGCCGGAAGAAAAGGCCTCCCGCAAGTCAGCCAAAAAAGCAGGCCGGGCAGCATCGGTCCTCAACGAAGACCGCGCTGATAACAAGGCCAGCCAAAAGAAGACGCTCAAGACGGCCGCCAAGCAACTGCAAAAGGAGCTGAACAACCGTATGAACGAAGTGGTGACTCGCATCCGCAAAGAAACGAAGGCCAAGCTGAAGGAAGTAGTGAAGGAGGCCACGCGCCGCCTCGACGGCGACACGGAGCGCATGTTTGAGCAAGCCCTGCAAACCATCGTGCGGCATTATGATTCGGTATCGGGCGGCAGCAGCGCCGAAACCGGCCCGGCCGGCACCGGTAGCGAAACGGGTACCACCACGCGCAGCAGCAAAAAAGGCCAAACCCTGAACAAAGACGGCACGCCCCGCAAAACCCGCGCAACCGATGAAGCCGGGGAAGCCGAAGCGCCCAAAGCCCGAGGCCGCAAGCCCGGCACCACGGCCGCCGCTACCACTGGCGCCCCGCGCGGCCGCAAGCCCGTCGCTGCGGGTGCCGCCGCGCCCGCCAAGCGTGGGCCCAAGCCCGGCTCAACGGCCACGGGTGCCCGCCGGGGCCCCAAGCCGCGCGTACAAGCCGCCCCGGCACCCGCCGAGGCCCCGGAAGTTAACGACGTAATGAACAGCGCCGACAGCCCCAGCACCGGCGAAGTAAGCGCATAGCCTCCTACAGCGGCGAGACGCTCCCACCCTGAAAAAAGCCCGCCTCCAGTATCTGGAAGCGGGCTTTTTAATTTTGTTTAACTATCAGTGGAGCTGAATTACGGCCTCCGACGCAGGGTGTCGACGGGTGGGTCGTAGCGCAGGCGGTTGATGCGCGTTTCCGGTGGCGTGTTGTTGGGGTCGTTGGAATTGACGTTTTCGATGCGCTTCTGGCGGTTGATGTCGGCGGCTTGCTCGCCGAGGCGCACGCGGTTTGGGGTGGCGTCGGGCACGGCAGAATTGGTGCCTACGCCGTTGTTATAAATCGCGCGGCGGTCGGCGTCGGTGCGCACTTCGGTGGGAGCCGCCGAGGGCGCCGCGGTTTCGCCTTTTTGCTCGGTGGCCGTGCAGGCCGCTACCAGCACCGCCCCGATGGCGAGAAAGGCGCGACCTATGAAAACGCAAAACTTTACCATTGCCAAACGATTAAGAAATCAGCCCACTGTGGGCTGCCTGCTTCAAACGCGGGTTGGGGCGGCGGGGTTGGCGGTGCCAGGCCAAATGCTGTAGCCAGCTTTTACCGTCGCTAGCAACCGCCGAATGGGCAAAGTACCGGCGCCACATACTTCCCTGTGGTGTTGCATGAAGCACCGCAAATCCGCCACAGCCTAGGGACGGGAATGCAAGTCGTTGTTGGGAAAGCGGCGACGGGTAAAAGCCACTTCTTGCACAGGTATTCAATTGGGCCAGAAACTATGGCCATAAATCCCCAAGGCAATGCAATTATCTTCAATAAGTAAACGAGTACTCCGTTGGCCTTAAAAACAGCTAAAACAACAGCAGTTATAAGCGAAAAGCCCTCTGGCTTGGATTGCCAGGGGGCTTTCATTTGTGAATTGTGCTTGAATAACACCAAGGGCTCTACTTTTTCTTCTCAAACACGAGGGCGTTACCGTCCATGCAGTAGCGCTGGCCGGTGGGCTTGGGGCCGTCGTTGAAGACGTGGCCGAGGTGGCCGCCGCACTTGGCACACACAATCTCATCGCGGCTCATGCCGAAGGTATTGTCGGAAGCCACTTTTACGCTGTTGGCGGTGGCTGGCGCGAAGAAACTGGGCCAGCCGGTGCCCGATTCAAACTTGGTATCAGAGGTAAACAACAGGTTGTGGTCGGCGGCGCAGTAGTAGTTGCCGGCCTCGTGGTTGTCGTGGTATTTGCCGGTAAAGGGCCGTTCGGTGCCTTTTTCGCGCAGGATGAAGTACTGGTCGGGCGTGAGGACTTTTTTCCATTCGGCCTCCGTTTTCCGCACCGGAAACTCGTCGGGCTTGCCGGTAACTGGCTTGGGCTGAAAGTAAGTTTTGCCGCCTATCGTGCGCGCCGGAGGAGCGGTATTGACGGCCACGTCGCGCTTCTGCGAACAAGCCGTGTTGAGGGTGAGCGCCGAAACAAACAATAACAAGAGGGAAAAACGCATGGTTGGGGGTGAGATTATTGACAGGTGACCAACATACGACGCTGGGGTACGGTTCGGTCGGCGGGGTAGACGAAAAGCCGCCGGGAACCTTACGCCCCTGCTAATTGATTTAGGGCGACAAGCTTGGCTGCGCGCCGGCCGGTGCGGGTACTCGCCTTGGTTCGCGGTTTGTTAATAAGAGTGACACAAGGCTTTGCGCCTTTTTATCCGTACCTTTGCACCCGCAAAAACAACCCATATGGCCAACAATATTCGGAACATTGCCATCATCGCTCACGTTGACCACGGCAAGACCACCCTGGTGGATAAGATTATCCACGCATCCAAGATTTTCGACGCCCACCAGCACTTCGACGACCTGATTCTCGACGACAACCCCCTGGAGCGCGAGCGTGGCATCACCATCGTTTCCAAAAACGTATCGGTACGCTACAACGGCACCAAAATCAACATCATTGACACCCCTGGTCACGCCGACTTCGGCGGCGAGGTAGAGCGCGTGTTGAAGCTGGCCGATGGCGTGCTGCTGCTCGTGGATGCCTTCGAAGGCGCCATGCCGCAGACCCGTTTCGTGCTCGGCAAAGCCATTGCCTTGGGCCTGAAACCCATCGTGGTGGTGAACAAAGTGGACAAGGAAAACTGCCGTCCCGACGAGGTGCACGAGCAGGTTTTCGACCTCATGTTCAACCTCGGCGCTTCGGAAGACCAGCTCGATTTCGTGACCTTGTACGGGTCCTCGAAGCAGGGCTGGATGAGCACCGACTGGAAAGTTAAAACCGACAACCTGATTCCGTTGCTCGACGCCGTTATCTCGTCGATTCCGCCCGCGCCGACTTTGGAAGGCACGCCCCAGATGCAGATTACTTCGCTCGACTACTCGTCGTTCGTGGGTCGTATCGCCATCGGCCGCGTGCACCGCGGTACGCTGAAAGAAGGCTCGAACATGAGCCTGATGAAGGCCGACGGCAGCATCAAAAAAGTAAAAATCCGCGAGCTGCACGTATTTGAAGGCCTCGGCCGCGTGAAAGTGGCAGAAGTAAGCAGCGGCGAAATCTGCGCCGTGTCGGGCATCGAAGGCTTCGACATCGGTGACACGCTGGCCGACGCTGACAACCCCGAGCAATTGGAGCGCATCAGCATCGACGAGCCGACGATGAACATGCTGTTCACCATCAACAACTCGCCGTTCTTCGGTAAAGAAGGCAAGTTTGTGACCTCGCGTCACTTGCGTGACCGTCTGTTCAAGGAGACGGAGAAGAACCTCGCCCTGCGCGTAGAAGCCACCGACAAAGAGGACACCTTCCTCGTATTCGGCCGCGGCATTCTTCACTTGTCGGTTCTCATCGAGACCATGCGTCGCGAAGGCTACGAACTGCAGGTGGGCCAGCCCCAGGTGCTGTTCAAAGAGGACGAGAACGGCAAGCGCACCGAGCCCATCGAATTGCTGGTGGTGGACGTGCCCGAGGAATCGGCCGGTAAAGTAATCGAGCTGGTGAGCATGCGCAAAGGCGAAATGACCATCATGGAGCCCAAGGGCGACCTGCAGCACCTGGAGTTCACCATCCCGTCGCGTGGCCTGATTGGCCTGCGTAACAACGTGCTGACTGCCACCGGCGGTGAGGCCATCATGAACCACCGCTTTGTGGATTATGAGGAGCACAAGGGCCACATCCCTGGCCGTATCGCTGGTTCGCTGATTTCGCTGGAAACCGGTGCCGGCACCGCGTACACCATCGACAAGCTGCAGGACCGTGGTTCGTTCTTCGTGGACCCGGGTGAGGAAGTGTACGGCGGCCAGGTTATCGGCGAGCACACCCGCCCCAATGACTTGACGGTGAACATCCAGAAAGGCAAGAAATTGACGAACATGCGTGCCTCGGGTACCGATGACAACGCCAAGATTGTTCCTAAGCGTCAGTTCTCGCTGGAAGAAGCCATGGAATACATCCAGAAGGATGAGTACCTGGAAGTAACGCCAAAGTCGATTCGGATGCGCAAGATTCTGCTCGACGAAAACGAGCGTCTGCGCTACGCCAAGCAGGCTGACTAAGCTCTGTAATCGATTTATATTGAAAACGCCCAGCTCCGCACTCCGAAGCTGGGCGTTTTCAGTATAAATCGATTACGAATATTGGCTAATTGTTAGTTTTACTGATTATTCTCAGCCTACTCAATCTGATTTCCTTTCTTCTACGCTGCGCTTTATGCCTAAAAAATCTACCCTATTTCTACTCCTTCTCTTACTGATAGCTACCCGGTCGGGATGGGCTCAGTCTTCTGCTGATGTGATGACCGAACACCCGAGCAAAGACCAATACAAGCTTTCCCGCGCGGGTTTTGAGGATGCCTACGCTTTCAACGACACGGCGCGCGCCATTATCCGCCTGTATTACGCTAAGTGGAAAACCGGCCGCAGCATCATGCGCTTTGCTGCCATTCCGGTGCCGGTGATAACAGCTGTCGGGCGGCACTACGAGCCCAACCCGGCTACTTACGGCGCCTCCCCTAACTACAATGCCTATTACTACGACTCCTGGGTAGCTCCCATGGCATATAGCCTGCTGGGCGTGTCGGCATTCGGCGTAATCCGCGCCGTTAATAACGGGCGGGACCAACTGTATCAGGTTATCCGTCAATACCATGCCACGCGGCGGCTGCCGGCAGCGGTACGTCCGGCTGCCCTGATACCATACCTGGTGCAAGTGCAGCAGGAGGGCGTACTGCCCCACTAATCTTAATTTCTAATGAGTTTGATTCCATCTGAAACGTTGAGCCGCTTTGTGCAGCTTTTTACTCTGAATGACGCCGATGCTACCCAGCGAGTGAGCGAGCGGCTGGCGTTGGCTATCCAGGACCCAGCTGCTTACCAGGAGCAGTTTGCCGAGGAACTAGAGGAGCGCGGCATTGTGGCCCCGCTGCCGGCGCAGGAGCTGCGCGATATTGCTCTCATCGACGCGCTACTCGGCGAAGAACTAGCCTGGGAAAGCGACTGGAACGAAACCTCCGCAGAAATTGCCGATGGCATTAACGAGATACTAACGCGGCAAAAGACAACCCGGGCCCTGCTGCCGGCCGCCCTGCTCAAGCGCGGCCAGCCCGGCCCCGAGCAGCTCGATGCCGTGCAGGATGCTTTGGAATCACTGGGCCTTGCGCTGGTGCTGTTCTCGCTCGATAGCGACTCTTTTCCGCTGGGAGTGGTAGCCGACGCCCAAGCCGAAACAGCACGGCGCTTGGCCGCCGACCTAGGCTTCCAGCTGACGGTGTATTAGCAGAAAGGCGTTTTGTAGCCCAAGTAGCGCGCCTAGGTAAGCTGAACTATCAGCCAAAACAGGGGCAGGTTGTAGCTTACGAACCGAAACCCACCTCTGCTTGAGCCGCCCTATGCCTACCCTGAAAACCCTTGCCGCCGCCTTAGTGCTGCTGGCCACCCTTCCGGCCACGGCCCAAACCCGACAGGAATACCTACTGGATACCAACTGGAAATTCACGAAGGGCGAGGTAGCCGATGCCGCCGCTCCAGCTTTTCAGGATGCGAAATGGCAAACCGTGACCGTGCCGCACGATTGGGCTATTTACGGGCCTTTTGATGGCAAGAACGACCTGCAGGCCGTTAAAATTGAGCAGAACAACGAGCAGGCGGCGACGCTCAAAGCGGGGCGTACGGGCGGGCTGCCCTTCATCGGCACGGGCTGGTACCGGCGGCCGCTGGCGGTGCCGCAGTTTGGGCCCGGCCGGCGGGCCGTGCTGCTCTTTGACGGGGCGATGAGCAACGCGCACGTCTTTGTGAACGGCAAGGAGGTGGGCTACTGGCCGTACGGCTACAACTCGTTTTCCTTTGACATTACCTCCTACCTGCGGGCCGACGGCAACAACACGCTGGCCGTGCGCCTGCAAAACCAGCCGGAATCGTCGCGCTGGTACCCCGGCGCGGGGCTATACCGCAACGTGCATTTGATTGTGACCGACGACGTGCACATTCCGGTGTGGGGCACCTACCTGACCACGCCCGAAATCACCGCTAGCAGCGCCCAGGTAAAGCTCAAAACCAAGATTGAAACCCCAAGTGGGGCATTCCAACCGCTGCGGCTGCAAACCGAAATCCGGGATGCGGCCGGCCAGGTGGTGGCCACCACCACCACGGCGCTGGTAACCACTAACGCGTTGGAATTCGAGCAAAACCTGACGGTGCCCAACCCAAAGCTGTGGTCGCCGGAAACGCCGGTGCTGTACACGGCCGCCTCGAAGCTGTATGCCGGCGAGGTGCTGAAAGACGAGTATAGCACCCGGTTCGGCATTCGCTCGTTCAAGTTTGAGGCGGGCAAAGGGTTTTCGCTGAATGGCAAGGCCCGCAAGTTTCGGGGCGTGTGCAACCACCACGATTTGGGCCCGCTGGGCACCGCCGTGAACGTGGCCGCCCTGCGCCGCCAGCTGGCCTTGCTCAAGGAAATGGGCGCCGATGCCATCCGCACCTCGCACAACATGCCGGCGCCCGAGCTGGTGAGCCTGGCCGACGAAATGGGCTTTATGCTGATGGTAGAGGCCTTTGATGAGTGGAAAGCGCCAAAAGTGAAGAACGGCTACAGCCAATACTTCGACGAGTGGGCTGAAAAAGACCTGGTGAACATGGTGCACCGCGACCGCAACCACCCCTCGGTCATCATGTGGAGCATTGGTAACGAGGTGCCCGACCAAAGCAGCCCCAACGGTAGCCAGATTGCCAAGCGCCTGCAGGACATCGTGCACCGCGAGGACCCCACGCGCCTCGTGGCCGCGGGCATGGACCGCTTCGACGACGACTTCAAAAACAACTTTGCGCAGGTGCTCGACATCCCCGGCTTCAACTACAAGCCGCACCGCTACCCGGAAGCGCTGGGCCAGCTGCCGCAGGGCTTCCTGCTGGGTTCCGAAACCGCCTCCACAGTCAGCAGCCGCGGGGTGTACAAGTTTCCGGTGGTGAAGGCCAAGGAGAAGAAGTATCCCGACAACCAGTCGTCGTCGTACGACCTGGAATCCTGCAACTGGTCGCAAATTCCCGACGAGGAATTTGTGGCGCAGGACGACCAGCCCAAAGTGCTGGGTGAGTTTGTGTGGACCGGCTTCGACTACCTGGGCGAGCCCACGCCCTACGACGAAAAGTGGCCCTCCCACAGCTCCTACTTCGGCATCATTGACCTGGCCGGCCTGCCCAAGGACCGCTACTACCTCTACCGCGCCCGCTGGAATACAACTCAACCTACGCTGCACCTGCTCCCGCACTGGACCTGGCCCGGCCGCGAAGGCCAGCCTACGCCGGTGTTCTGCTACACCAGCTACCCGTCGGCTGAGCTGTTTGTGAACGGCAAAAGCCAGGGGCGCCAGACCAAGCTGGCCTCCGACCGGCCCGAAACGCGCTACCGCCTGATGTGGGAAGACGTGAAGTATGCCCCCGGCACGCTCAAGGTAGTGGCCTACGATGCCCAGGGCAACGCCGTGGCCACCGAGCAGGTGAAGACTGCCGGCAAGCCCCACCACATCCGCCTGGTGGCCGACCGCCCAGCCCTGACCGCCGACGGCCGGGACCTGGCCTTCGTGACGGCCCGCGTGGAAGACGCGCAAGGCAACCTCTGCCCCGATGCCGCCCATGAACTGCACTTTGCCGTGACGGGCGCGGGCAGCTTCCACGCCGTAGCCAACGGCGACCCGACGAGCCTGGAGTCATTCCAGCAGCCCCAGATGCGGGCTTTCCATGGCCAACTGGTGGCCGTAGTGGAGGCTGGCAAAACCGCCGGTGCCCTGCGGCTGCAGGCCACGGCCACCGGCCTGCAACCCGGCACCGTGGAGCTGAAAACGAGCAGCCCCAAATAAGCAGGCGGCTACCCGCGCTGCCGCACGGCCTCGAAGGTGAGCACGGCGGTGGCCACGCTCACGTTGAGCGAGTCGATGCGGCCGCGCATGGGCACGATGATGGTTTCGTCGCAGGCCGCGCGCAGCTGGGGCGTGAGCCCATCGGCTTCGGTGCCCATCACCAGGGCCGTGGGGCCGCGGAAGTCGCACTTGGTGTACGGATGGGCTTCGGGGGCCAGGGCCGCGGCGTAGCTGCGGATGCCTTTCTCTTGCAAAAACGTCAGGATATCAGCTACCGGCGCGGCCACCGTGGGCACCGTAAACACGCAGCCGATGCTGGCCCGGATAACGTTGGGGTTGAATAAATCGGTGCGCGGGTCGCCGATGAGCACAGCGTCGACGGGGGCGGCATCGGCCGTGCGGAGTACTGCGCCGAGATTGCCGGGCTTCTCCACGGCTTCGAGCACGATGACGAGGGGGTTGGGCGGCAGGCGCAGGTCGGCCAGGGTGCGGGCGGGGGTGCGCAGCACGGCGAGCAGGCCATCGGAGCCTTCGCGGTAGGCTACTTTTTCGAACACCGGGCGCGTGACTTCGAACCACTCAGGGGCCGCGGCGCTATCGGCAAATAGGCTTTGCAGGGCGGCCAGGCCGGTGTCGCCGGCCAGCTCGGGGCAGGTGTACACGGTGGCCACGGACACGCCGGCTTCCACGGCAATGGTGAGCTCGCGCAGGCCCTCTACCAGGGTGAGGCCCAGCGCGCGGCGCTCCGCCGATTTTTGCTGAAGGCGCAGCAGCTGTTTGATGCGCGGGTTTTGGGGGCTACTGAGGCGGTCGGAGGGGGCAAGCGGCATGGCCGCGAAGATACGGGCCCGGCGGCGCGGCCCAACCCTGGCCTAGGCGCCAGCGTAGGGCGGCCCATTACCTTCGCAACCAATGAAATCAAAAATTGACCGCAACATCGTCATCGGCTTTGCCCTGGCCATCGGCATTCTGCTGCTCACGGCGGCGGCCTCGTTCTGGAGCATCCGGGGCCTGAGCGTGCAAACGGCCCGCGTAGAGCATGCCTACCAGGTACTGCAGGAGGCCGAAACCATCACGGCTGTGCTGAAAGATGCCCAGGCCGGCACCCGCGGCTACCTGCTCACCGGCGACACCATGTACCTGCGGCCCTACAGCATTGCCACCGGCCAGCTGCCGGCCAGCCTTGAGCGCATCCAGGCCCTCACGGTGGACAACCCCGCCCAACGCGCGCGCCTCGATTCGCTGCGAATCCTAGTAGAACAGGAGTTCCGGATTCTGCGACCTCTCACGGAAATCAAAAAATCCATGAGCCGGGCGGCAATGCAAACCCTACTCGACACCGACCGCCAAACCCTGCGCCAGGTGCGCATCCTCTACGCCCGCATCAAAGACAGCGAGCTGGCGCTGCTGGCCCAACGCAGCGCGTTGCAGGATGTATTCGAGAAAGCCACGCCCATTGTGGTGCTGGTGTCGGCGGTGCTGGCCATCCTGATTGTGGTGTGGCTGGTGATAAAAATCGCGAAGGAGCTGGCCGACAACCGCCGCCTGCAGGGCGAGCTGGCCGATATCAACGCGGAAATCAGCCGACGCATCGCCCAAATCAGGGCGCTGGCCGAGCAAGTGGTGCAGGGCGACTACACGGTAAAAATCACCGACACGGCCGAGGATAACCTCGGCGGCTTGGCTACGTCCCTGAACCGCATGACCCAGACGCTGGACGCCAGCTTCAGTGCCCTGGAAAAACGCAACCAGGAGCTGGATCAATTCGCCTACGTGGCCTCGCACGACTTGAAGGCACCCCTGCGCGGCGTCACCACCATCGTAAAATGGATTGAAGACGAGCTGGCGGCCGAGCTCTCGCCCCAGCTGCGCACCTACCTCGACCAGATGAAGGGCCGGCTGGCGCGCCTGGAAGACCTGATAAACGGCCTGCTGGCGTATGCGCGGGTGGGCCGCACCGCCCAGACCACCGCCACCGTGAACGTAGCTCAACTGCTGGGCGAAGTAGCCGAACTGGTGGTACCGCCGGACTTTACCCTGCGTGTAGCCCCCGAGATGCCGAGCTTCATGACCGACCGGCTGGGCCTGCAGCAGGTGTTTACCAACCTGCTCAGCAATGCCGTGAAGTACCACCAGCGCGGAGCCGGCCACCTGGAAGTGACGTGCCGCGAGGCCGGTCCGTTTTACGAATTCCGGGTGCAGGACGACGGACCCGGCATTGCGCCGGAGTACCACCAAAAGATTTTTCTCCTATTTCAAACCCTGCGCGACCGGCATACGGCCGAAAGCACGGGCATTGGCTTAAGCATTGTGCAAAAGATTATTAACGAGCACCACGGCAGCATTCGCGTCGAATCGGTTCCGGGCCAGGGGGCTGGCTTTATCTTTACCTGGCCAAAGTAAACCTGCCCCGCGGGAACCCATCGAAGGCATTCCGGACTTATTACCACTCACGGCTTTTCCGGCTAGCTGTGGGTAAACTCCCCTATTTTTCTGTATTGCATGCGTTCGGTTTTACTTGTCGAAGACGATATTTTTGATACGATGACGGCGGAGAAATCCTTCGCCAAGTTCAACGTGCCCCACCAGCTGCACACGGCCTTCAACGGCGAGGAAGCGCTGGACCTGCTGCTGGGCCGCAACGGCGCCGAGCCCCTGCGC
This region of Hymenobacter sedentarius genomic DNA includes:
- the msrB gene encoding peptide-methionine (R)-S-oxide reductase MsrB, coding for MRFSLLLLFVSALTLNTACSQKRDVAVNTAPPARTIGGKTYFQPKPVTGKPDEFPVRKTEAEWKKVLTPDQYFILREKGTERPFTGKYHDNHEAGNYYCAADHNLLFTSDTKFESGTGWPSFFAPATANSVKVASDNTFGMSRDEIVCAKCGGHLGHVFNDGPKPTGQRYCMDGNALVFEKKK
- the typA gene encoding translational GTPase TypA, which encodes MANNIRNIAIIAHVDHGKTTLVDKIIHASKIFDAHQHFDDLILDDNPLERERGITIVSKNVSVRYNGTKINIIDTPGHADFGGEVERVLKLADGVLLLVDAFEGAMPQTRFVLGKAIALGLKPIVVVNKVDKENCRPDEVHEQVFDLMFNLGASEDQLDFVTLYGSSKQGWMSTDWKVKTDNLIPLLDAVISSIPPAPTLEGTPQMQITSLDYSSFVGRIAIGRVHRGTLKEGSNMSLMKADGSIKKVKIRELHVFEGLGRVKVAEVSSGEICAVSGIEGFDIGDTLADADNPEQLERISIDEPTMNMLFTINNSPFFGKEGKFVTSRHLRDRLFKETEKNLALRVEATDKEDTFLVFGRGILHLSVLIETMRREGYELQVGQPQVLFKEDENGKRTEPIELLVVDVPEESAGKVIELVSMRKGEMTIMEPKGDLQHLEFTIPSRGLIGLRNNVLTATGGEAIMNHRFVDYEEHKGHIPGRIAGSLISLETGAGTAYTIDKLQDRGSFFVDPGEEVYGGQVIGEHTRPNDLTVNIQKGKKLTNMRASGTDDNAKIVPKRQFSLEEAMEYIQKDEYLEVTPKSIRMRKILLDENERLRYAKQAD
- a CDS encoding DUF6630 family protein — protein: MIPSETLSRFVQLFTLNDADATQRVSERLALAIQDPAAYQEQFAEELEERGIVAPLPAQELRDIALIDALLGEELAWESDWNETSAEIADGINEILTRQKTTRALLPAALLKRGQPGPEQLDAVQDALESLGLALVLFSLDSDSFPLGVVADAQAETARRLAADLGFQLTVY
- the galB gene encoding beta-galactosidase GalB, which gives rise to MPTLKTLAAALVLLATLPATAQTRQEYLLDTNWKFTKGEVADAAAPAFQDAKWQTVTVPHDWAIYGPFDGKNDLQAVKIEQNNEQAATLKAGRTGGLPFIGTGWYRRPLAVPQFGPGRRAVLLFDGAMSNAHVFVNGKEVGYWPYGYNSFSFDITSYLRADGNNTLAVRLQNQPESSRWYPGAGLYRNVHLIVTDDVHIPVWGTYLTTPEITASSAQVKLKTKIETPSGAFQPLRLQTEIRDAAGQVVATTTTALVTTNALEFEQNLTVPNPKLWSPETPVLYTAASKLYAGEVLKDEYSTRFGIRSFKFEAGKGFSLNGKARKFRGVCNHHDLGPLGTAVNVAALRRQLALLKEMGADAIRTSHNMPAPELVSLADEMGFMLMVEAFDEWKAPKVKNGYSQYFDEWAEKDLVNMVHRDRNHPSVIMWSIGNEVPDQSSPNGSQIAKRLQDIVHREDPTRLVAAGMDRFDDDFKNNFAQVLDIPGFNYKPHRYPEALGQLPQGFLLGSETASTVSSRGVYKFPVVKAKEKKYPDNQSSSYDLESCNWSQIPDEEFVAQDDQPKVLGEFVWTGFDYLGEPTPYDEKWPSHSSYFGIIDLAGLPKDRYYLYRARWNTTQPTLHLLPHWTWPGREGQPTPVFCYTSYPSAELFVNGKSQGRQTKLASDRPETRYRLMWEDVKYAPGTLKVVAYDAQGNAVATEQVKTAGKPHHIRLVADRPALTADGRDLAFVTARVEDAQGNLCPDAAHELHFAVTGAGSFHAVANGDPTSLESFQQPQMRAFHGQLVAVVEAGKTAGALRLQATATGLQPGTVELKTSSPK
- a CDS encoding TrmH family RNA methyltransferase, which gives rise to MPLAPSDRLSSPQNPRIKQLLRLQQKSAERRALGLTLVEGLRELTIAVEAGVSVATVYTCPELAGDTGLAALQSLFADSAAAPEWFEVTRPVFEKVAYREGSDGLLAVLRTPARTLADLRLPPNPLVIVLEAVEKPGNLGAVLRTADAAPVDAVLIGDPRTDLFNPNVIRASIGCVFTVPTVAAPVADILTFLQEKGIRSYAAALAPEAHPYTKCDFRGPTALVMGTEADGLTPQLRAACDETIIVPMRGRIDSLNVSVATAVLTFEAVRQRG
- a CDS encoding sensor histidine kinase; this encodes MKSKIDRNIVIGFALAIGILLLTAAASFWSIRGLSVQTARVEHAYQVLQEAETITAVLKDAQAGTRGYLLTGDTMYLRPYSIATGQLPASLERIQALTVDNPAQRARLDSLRILVEQEFRILRPLTEIKKSMSRAAMQTLLDTDRQTLRQVRILYARIKDSELALLAQRSALQDVFEKATPIVVLVSAVLAILIVVWLVIKIAKELADNRRLQGELADINAEISRRIAQIRALAEQVVQGDYTVKITDTAEDNLGGLATSLNRMTQTLDASFSALEKRNQELDQFAYVASHDLKAPLRGVTTIVKWIEDELAAELSPQLRTYLDQMKGRLARLEDLINGLLAYARVGRTAQTTATVNVAQLLGEVAELVVPPDFTLRVAPEMPSFMTDRLGLQQVFTNLLSNAVKYHQRGAGHLEVTCREAGPFYEFRVQDDGPGIAPEYHQKIFLLFQTLRDRHTAESTGIGLSIVQKIINEHHGSIRVESVPGQGAGFIFTWPK